TCATCAGCCAATGCGCCACGATGCCGAGGCAATAGCCCACCGCCGAGGCGCCCGCGGCCCACATGCCCAGGGAGAGCAGCGCGAGAAAAGTGCCGACATCCACCGCCAGCGCGCCAACGCTCGCCAGCAGGTACCGCACGAGGCGGATATCGCCCAGCCGGGAGATCAGCGCAGTCACGCCTTATGCCGCTTTCTTGCCGTCAGCCGAAACACGTTCCGGCACATCGCGCATGGAATTGAGCGCCGCAGCCTGATCGGCGGACACGGTCTTGCGGCCTTCCGGCAGCGCCTTTTCAGCACCCTCGTCGCCCGCTTCGTGATATTCGGCATCTTCGTTGACGCACCACGTGTCGTAAACGCGCTCTCCGGCGATGATGTTCTCCACCGTCAGCATGGCGGTCATCATCGCATGGTCCTGATTGTTGTAACGGTGCATGCCATTGCGGCCCACTAGGTGCAGGGTGGGATGTTTCGCTTCCACCTCCGCGCGCATGGCGTCGACATTGGCGGCATAATCCTCGTCATAGACGGGATAGGCTTTCTCCTGTCGCACCACAGCGCCGCCGATCACCTTGTCGGGCGAGACAAGCCCGAGAATGTCCATTTCCTTCTTAGCCAGCTCGACCAGGTCGTCATCGTCCATCGACCACAGGCCGTCCCCTTCGAAACAGAAATATTCGAGGCCGACGCAAGCGACATCCTCATCCGGCACCATTTCGGGCGACCAGCTGCGGAAGTTCTGCACGCGGCCGACCTTCACCTTGCTGTCGTGAATGTAGATCCAGTTGTCGGGGAACAGGTCTTCCGACTTGATCATCAGGGCGACGGTCAGGAAGTCGCGATATTTGAGATTGCTCGCTTCCAGCGTCGTCTCGGGCAGCGGATGCAGGCGCGCGGCCAGCTGGCGCATCGGCGCGCTGCTGATCGCGTCCTTGGCGGTGATGACGACATCGCCGTCCTCGCCGTTGGCCGTCATGCGCCAGCCGCCATTGCCGTCGGCTGCCAGCTGTTTGAGTTCGGCGCCCATGATGAGCTGCCCCTTGCCCGTCGCGACCATCTTGTCGCGCGCAGCTTCCCACATCATGCCTGGGCCAAGGCGCGGATAGCGGAAGGTTTCCAGCAGGGTCTTGGCCTGCTTGCCACTGCCGTCGTTCAGTCTGTTGAGGCCAAGCGAACGCTTCAGCCCGTCCACCACCGCGCTCCAGAGCGAAAGGCCCTTGATGCGCTGGGCGGCCCAATCCGCGCTCATCTCGTTGCAGGGCATGCCCCACACCTTCTCGGTATAGGTCTTGAAAAAGATCGAATAGAGTTTCTTGCCGAACTGGTTGCTGGTCCAGTCCTCGAAGCTTTTGACCTCGCGATTGGGAAACACCTTCGCCTTGCCATAACTCAGCATGCACATGGCGCTGCGCCACAGGCCCAGGTTACGCAGCGCCTCGAATGCGCGCAGCGGATAGCTGTAGAACTTGCCCTCGTAATAGATGCGGCTCATCCGCGGGCGCTGGATGAAATCGTCGGGCAGGATCTCGTTCCACAGGTCCACTACTTGTTGGCTCTTCGAGAAGAAGCGGTGCCCGCCAATGTCGAAGCGATAGCCTTCATGCTCGACCGTGCGGCTGATGCCACCGACATAGGTTTCGTCTTTCTCGATCACGGCGACGGTCTTGCCTGCCTTGGTCAGCAGGTAAGCGGCCGTCAGGCCCGCCGGGCCCGCCCCGATAACGGCGACATCGACAGCGATTTCCCCAGTCGTTTTGCTGGCGCTGCGATCGGTCTTTTCAAGCATGAATGCCCCCGGATTTCGTGTCCTGACCGGGAGTGAAGGAAAATGGTTAGGGGATGGTTAATCCGCCCTGCGCGGCATCAGTTGTTGCGCTGCAGCCAGCGCGCGATGCGAGCCAGTTCGCCGAACTGCATAGTGTTCTCGAACACCAGGCCGACCTGCCGGCCATCGCGCCAGCGGACCTTGGCCTGCGCATCGTGCATGCGGCCGATGCGCATCATCACCTGCTGGTCGATCGCATAATGGGTGTTGCAGGTGATGCTCGCGCCCTGCTGCGAGATATTGGTGATGGTGACATCGTCGATGTGCTCGCAGCGGTGCACTTCCGCCGCTGCCGACAGGTTCAGGCGGATCGGCCGTTTCGAAAAATCGCTCGGGCTCTGGATGATGCGCGCGACATCGGCAGGCGAGGCAAACTGGAAGCCGGCGCGATCCTCAGCCTGCCACACGACGGTGGCGCGGTGGCGGTCGCCATTCTGCAATTCCACCAGCATTTCGCGCCCTTGCGGCACCTCGTGAAAAATGCGCGCGCTCATGCCGCCTTCGGACGCGTCGCGGATTACGCAAAGAAACTCGCCTTGCGCGGTGATGAGCTTGGCTGCGCGGATCAGCAAAGTGAAACGCTGCGCGCCGCGTGCGTCGCCGGCCCGGCCTTGATGGGCAAGGCCCGTTTCCTCCTGCCGCAATGCGTCTTGCATAATGTTCCCTTGCTCCTCGCGGCCCGGCACAAAGACACCGCTGCCATTCCTCGCGAAAGGCTTACGCCAGCCAGCGTTATGGAGTGCCAAGCCGTGGCTAGGGAGTTCTACGCAAGGGGATGGGAAGGGATACGGTGCGCGCTAGCCTTCGCTTTCGCTCGGAGCGTTTCGGCCGAAGCCGTCCCCCGGACGCCTTCGAGTCTGAAACGCTGGTGCGGGCGGCGGGACTCGAACCCGCACGTCACAAGGGACAGGGGATTTTAAGTCCCCGGCGTCTACCGATTCCGCCACGCCCGCGCAGCGTCGCAGGTGCCTAACGCCGCTTCCCGGCACTTGCCAGCATCTTGTCCTGTCAGGATGGTGTGATCGTGAAGCCAGCGACGGCACGCTCTTCCACATGGCCGGGATGGTACATATCCATCACCACCGTCTTGGGATCGGCGTCCGGGCATCGCACCTCGTAACCGTCCACGATATTCCCGTATGGTCCAAAACCAAAGCTGCCGATACGTTGATAGGCAGGCGTGCTGCCATCCGCACAGCGGAGGCGCGAAAGATAAGCGCGCTGCCCGGAAGGTTGTGCCGTACGAACCGGGTTCTCTGCCGATCCCAAGGGATGCGCCTCCGCTTCTTCCACGGCGGCTTCAAGCTGCGCACCGTCTGTCTGTGAAAGCCCCATCAACTGCCGATCAACCGAGGCTCCCAGCCCAGTCTGCCCTTCTTGCGATGTTGCACAAGCTGTTAGTCCGACCAGCAGCGTGGCGGCGAGTATCAAGCGGCGCATTTATATCCTCCCCCTGTTCCTGACACGAATGGGATGGTCGCCAAGCGTCTGTCTGGCAAGGGTTTTCGCGCGTCTCCGTCAGCCGAGTACGAAAAGGGCGCGCAGCCATTGCGGCGCGCGCCCTTCGTCCCCTCCAAAGATGTCCTGCGGATTAGTCCGAATTTAGCCGGTCGCGCATTTCCTTGCCCGGCTTGAAATAGGGTACGCGCTTTGCAGGCACATTTACCGCTTCGCCCGTGCGCGGATTGCGGCCAACGCGCGCATCTCTCTCCCGGGTCGAGAACGTACCGAAACCACGGAGTTCCACCCTGCCGCCTTCGGCCAGGCGCTGTGTAATTTCGTCGAAGAAAATGTCGACCACCTGCTCGATATCTTCGGCCCGGAGGTCGGGATTGTCATTCGCGAGGGCCTGCAAAAGCTCTGACCTGATCATGTCTTTCCCCAAGGTGGTCGCCAATTTCCTTTGGCGACGAGGTCTGGAAGGCGCGGACCCATACGCCTTGTCACACGCGCAAAGTGGCAGAATTGCGCTATTCGCGCAAACCTATTGGCGAAAATTAATTTATGTTTGATTTGACGGGCTTACGGAACGCGGTCGAGCAGGTCGGCCGTTTCAATCCCCAGCCTGTCGATTTTTTCGCGGATGGCGGGCCATTCCTGCTTCACGAAATGCTCGCGTTCCGATGCCAGCAGCTTCTCCGCCGCACCTTCGCGCACGAACATGCCGACGCCGCGCTGCACGCGGATCAATCCGTCGGCCTGGAATTGCTGGTAAGCCTTCGCCACCGTCAGGGGATTGGCACCCTGCTCTGCGGCGAACGCCCGCACCGACGGGAGCATCGCCCCTTCTTTATAACGGCCATCGATGATGGCTGCGGCGATCTGCTCGCGCAGGCGAAGATAGACGGGACGGGTATCGGCCATAAGTGACCCAGTGCCATAATACAGCGGGTCAGGTCAAGGTGGATGGTGGGGAAAGCGAGATGCCTGAAATACCGTTTCGGATGCAACTTGGCATCTTCACAGATCGTAAACTCTTGCTAGGGTGCGCGCTTTCACGGGAAGCCCGCGCATAGAACATCAAGGCGCGCGGGCCTGAAGGGGTCTAAATCACATGGGTGATCTCAAAGAATTTGCGTTGTGGAACTACGCGGACTGGGCAGCGGCGATTTCCGTCCTCGTCCTTACGGCGTTCCTTGTCGGCGGTGCCTTGGCAATTACCCGCCCGAAAGAGGAAGTGCTGGGCCACCCCAAGGGCCTCTACATGCTGTTCTTCGCCGAAATGTGGGAGCGGTTCTCCTATTACGGCATGCGCGCTCTGCTCACCCTTTATCTCGTGAAGCACTGGCTGTTCGACGACAGCTCCTCCAACCTGATCTACGGTGCCTATACCAGCCTTGTATACATCACTCCGGTGCTGGGCGGCTGGCTGGCCGACAAATATCTGGGCCAGCGCAAGGCGGTGCTTTTCGGTGCCGTACTGCTGACGGCAGGCCACTTCTTCATGGCCTTCGAAGGCGACGGGTCGGGCTATGCCAACGACCCGACGGTCAACATCTTCTGGCTGGCACTGGCCCTCATCATCGTCGGCTCCGGCTTCCTCAAAGCCAATATCTCGGTGATGGTCGGTCAGCTTTACCCGCGTACCGACATCCGCCGCGACAGTGCCTACACCATCTTCTACATGGGCATTAACCTCGGGGCCGCCGCAGGCGTGCTGATTGCCGCCTATATCGGTGAGACGGTCAGCTGGGCATGGGGCTTCGGCCTTGCCGGTTTCGGTATGCTGTTGGGCCTGCTCGTCTTCGTGCTCGGCAAGTCTCTGCTGCGCGGCAATGGCGAGCCGCCCGTGCCCGCCAAACTCAAGGAAAAGGTCGCCGGCATCAATTTCGAATGGATGCTCTATGCGGTCGGCCTTGTGGGCGTTGCCGTGATCTGGGCGCTGATCCAGTACCAGGAAGCCGTGGGCTGGATCCTGCTCGTCTCGGGCATCCTGCTGCTGGGCTATGTGCTGCAGCAGGCGCTGTACAAGCTGCCGGGTGAGGACGGTAAGATGAGCGCGGGGTCGACCAGCACGATCTTCTATGCAGGCGTTGTCACCTTGCTGGTGACTGCCGGACTGATGATCGCGCAGAACGGAGCCGGTCCGATTTCGAACATCATCGGGATCATCGGCTTGGCGTTGGTTATCGCAGCGTGTTTCGGGGAAGCGAAGAACCACGACAATTTCGCGCGCGACCGCGTTTTCGCGATGATCTTCGTGATCCTGCTGATGCCGCTTTTCTGGGGCCTGTTCGAACAGGCAGGCGGTTCGATGAACCTCTACACCGATCGTCACGTCGATCGTGGCGGCATTCCCACCACCTTCTTCCAGTCGATCAACCCGATCTACATCATTATCCTTGCGCCGATCTTCGCTGCCTTGTGGCAGTGGATGGCGCGCAGCGGGTGGGAACCTTCGGCCATCGCCAAGATGGGCCTCGGCATCGTGCAGATGGGCCTCGCCTTCGTGGTGTTCGTATGGGGCGCACAGCAGTTCAGCGTGACAGGCGAAGCAGGCGCATTGCTGACGCCGGTGCTGTTCCTGTTCCTGTTCTACCTGCTATCCACCACGGGTGAGCTCTGCCTGTCGCCGGTCGGCCTTTCGGCCATCAACCGCCTTTCCGCACGCCACATGGCCAGCCTCATGATGGCAGCCTTCTTCTTCGGCACGGCAGGCGGCAACTACGTCGCGGGCTTCATGGGCTCGCTGATGGGCGAAGGCGAAGGCGGCGATATGACGCGCGAGGCTGCGCTCGAGGTGTACTGGGCCATGGGCCTCGTGGCCGTTGGCGTCGGCATCTTCGTCACCATCGTCAGCCCGCTGGTGAAGCGCCTGATGCATCTCGATGCCCTGCGCGACGATACAGTCGGCGATGATCTTATGGGCCAGGCCGAAGGGCCGGGCGAAGCACAGGGTGCAGGCATGCACCCCGAAACGAAGGGGTAAGCGATTATGGGCCGTCTTTCGATCAAGGGCGGCCCAGCCGCCTTGCTGCTCTCCGCCGCGCTGGTTCTGACCGGCTGCGCTACAGGCTCCGGTTCCACCGCGACTGCCAGCGCATCGCCTGCTCCTACCGGGAACGCGAGCGAGCCTTACGCCTCCACCTATGAGCGCTATCCCGGCGTGCCGACCGCGATTGTCGGCGCGACCATTTATGATGGCGCGGGCGGCATGATCGAAAACGGCGTGGTGCTGTTCGCCGATGGCGAAGTCGTCGGCATCGGCGGGGCGGACCTGGCCATTCCCGACGGCTATACACGGGTCGATGGCACGGGCCGCTTCGTCACGCCCGGCATAATCGATATCCACTCCCATCTCGGCAATTATCCGTCGCCCAGCGTGCCCGCGCACAGCGACGGCAACGAGGCGACCAGCCCGACCACGCCCGAGGTCTGGGCCGAACATTCGGTTTGGCCGCAGGATCCGGGTTTCAGCCGCGCCCTCGCCAATGGCGGCATCACGTCGCTGATGATACTGCCCGGATCGGCCAATTTGATGGGCGGACGAACGGTCACGCTGAAGAATGTGCCCAGCCGCACGGTGCAGGGCATGAAATTCCCCGGCGCGCCCTATTCGCTGAAGATGGCCTGCGGCGAGAACCCCAAGCGCGTCTATGGCGGGCGCGGGCGCGCGCCCTCCACGCGCATGGGCAATTTCGCCACCAACCGCCAGACATGGATCGATGCGCAGGATTATGCCGCGCAGGATGATCCCGACCGCGACCTCGCCAGCGAAACACTGGCGGGCGTGCTCTCCGGCGAAATCACCGTGCAGAACCACTGCTACCGCGCCGACGAGATGGCGCTGGTGCTCGATATGGCGGAAGAATTCGGCTACCGCGTCGCGGCCTTCCATCACGCGGTGGAAAGCTACAAGATCGCAGACCTGCTGCGCGAACACGATGTGTGCAGTGCGGTGTGGGCGGACTGGTACGGCTTCAAGATGGAAGCCTATGACGCGATCCCCGAGAACGCCGCGATGATCCACAATGCGGGGGCCTGCGTGGTCATCCATTCCGACGACGAAAACGGTATCCAGCGCCTCAATCAGGAAGCTGCCAAGGCGCAGGCCGACGGACGCCGCATGGGGATCGACATTCCCGACGCCGAAGTGATCGGCTGGATCACGCTCAATGCCGCTCGGGCCATGGGCATCGAGGAGATGACCGGCAGCCTTGAGGCGGGCAAGATGGCCGATATCGTTATGTGGAACGGCGATCCGCTCTCCATCTATTCACGCCCCGAAATGGTCTGGATCGATGGCGCGGTGATGTACGACATGAATAATCCCGACATGCGGCCCGTCAGCGATTTCGAGCTGGGCCAGCCGGGCGAGGGAGATGTGAAATGAAGCGTCTCTTCTCCCTCTCCGTCGCGGCTTTCGCTCTCGGCGCGACGCCCCTTGCCGCGCAGGATGTCGCCATCACCGGCGCGACCGTGGCGCTGGGCGATGGCAGCGACCCGATCGAAAACGCCACCGTCGTCGTGCGCGGTGGGCGCGTGGTGGCGGCGGGCAGCGATGTCGCCGTGCCTGCGGGCGTGCCAACGCTCGACGGAACAGGCAGCTGGGTGACGCCCGGCATATTCGCCTCCATCACCAATATCGGCCTTGTCGATGTGCGCGCCGTTTCAGCCAGCAACGATGTGGAGGCAGACGACTCGCCTTTCAGCGCCGCGCTGGACGTGGCGCCAGCCATCAATCCGCAGGCGCAGGAATTCAGCTATAGCCGGGCAGGCGGCGTCACTCGCGCGACAGTCACGCCGGAAGCAGGCTCGTCCATGTTCGCAGGACAAGGCGCGGTGATCGACCTCGGCGCGGATTTCGACGCCGTGCAGCGCCCGCGCGCGTTCCAGATGGTCGAATTCGGCGAAACCGGCGCGCGCCTTGCAGGTGGCAGTCGTACCTCCTCGCATGCCCTGTTCCGCAGTGCATTGCGCGAAGCACGTGATCTGGGCGAGATGGATGCGCTGCGCACCGTCTCGCAAAACGATCGTGTGCGCAGCGGTGACGATCTGCCGATCGACCCGCGCCTTGCAGGGCGGGCGGAGCGCGAAGGCGATGTCCTGCTGAGCCGCTTCGATGCAGCGGCGCTGGTGCCTGTGCTGCGCGGCGAGCAGCAGCTCTATGTCCGCGTGCACCGGGCATCGGACATTCTTGCCATTCTCGCCCTGCGGGACGAATTTCCGTCGCTCGACATGGTGTTGGTCGGCGTTACCGAAGGCTGGATGGTGGCAGACCGGATTGCCGCATCGGGCGTGCCGGTCATTACTGCCGCGCTCAACGATCTGCCTGCCAGCTTCGAACGGCTTGCCGCTACGCAGAGCAATGTCGGGCGCATGGTCGATGCGGGCGTGACGGTCGCCATCGGCGGCTATGAAAGCAGCGGAGAGCACCCACGCAACCTGCCGCAGCAGGCGGGGAACATGGTCGCGCTGAACCGCGTGCCGGGCCATTCCGGCCTCAGCTGGGGCGAAGCGTTCGCCGCCATCACATCGGTGCCCGCACGGGTAGCAGGGCTGGAGGATGCAGGCGTGCTGCGCGCAGGCGCGCTGGGCGACCTTGTCGTGTGGGATGGCGATCCGCTGGAGACCCGCAGCGCGCCGGCGCGCGTGTTCATCGACGGTGTAGAACAGCCGCTGGAGAACCACCAGACACGCCTGCGCGAACGCTATCGCAGCCTGGACGAGAGCGAGAGGCCGCGTGCTTACGACCCTTGATGGCTAGCGGTAAGAAGATTTGACGGGAAATTCCCGAGAAACTGCCGCGGAAGCTGTCTAACGACGCTACTCGTTAATCCGTTGCAAAACCGAACCCTGAGAAATCCGGGCTCCACGCCGGGTCGTGTCTCTGTCCGGCTTGCCCGATGGTGCATTGCACGCGTCCTGATTCTTAGGGTTCGGTCGTCGCCGCCAGGTAAAGATTATGAACTACGCGCGCACTCTCTGTTCACGCATCCGCAAAATGCAACGCGCAATAGGACAACTCCTTTCAATGGAGCAGAAGGAGAAAAAAATGCACAAGCAGGTCTTTACAGGCGTTATCGGCACACTCGGCCTGGCGATAGCCATGCCTGTCGCCGCACAGGATCAAGCGGATCCTTTCGACGGCGCCCATATCGGGACCACTATCGGTTATCACGATATCGACGGACCGGCCGACGGTTTCATTATCGGTGCCCGCATCGGATATGATCTCCCGGTCGGCAACGATGTGGTCGTCGGCGCAGAGGCCAATGCCAATTTCGGCACGGGCGATATTGACGCCGAGTACGGGACAAATGTTCGTATCGGCACGCGTTTCGGCGAGAGGCGCAATGCCCTGCTATTTGCACGCTTCGGCTACCAAGAAGTCGACTTCGATTTGCCTGACGTAATCGACGATATCGACGAGGTCGATACGACCAGTGGGGACTATATGCTGGGCATCGGTGCGGATTTCGGCATCAACGAAAGCTCATCCACGCGGCTGGCAATCGATACCATCGGCTTCGACAGCATACGCTTCACCGCAGGCTATACGATCCATTTCTAGGCTGAGGGGTAGTGGCGCGGGCCAACATGGCTCGCGCCGCACCGTCCCGATATCTAAACCTGAGCCGGACGTCTTCATCGACGGAGTGGAACAGCCGCTGGAGAACCACCAGACCCGCCTTCGCGACCGCTATCGCAGCCTCGACGAAAGCGAACGCCCGCGCGCTTACGACCCGTGAACGCGCCGCGCTGCTAATTCGATGGGCAATTTTGCTGCGGCACGAAATCTTCGCGCGGCAGGCCATCGACTGTGCCCAGCCGCTCAAAGGGCAAGCGCACCGTTAGCCCGCCCACATCGTAGCTGCCGATAGCGCCCAGCAAGCCGGCCATCGGCTCGCCGTTAACGCACGCGCCCAGCTCGGCCATACCGATGGCAAGCCCTTCGCCCATCGAGCCCGTCCAGCGCCCGACGCGCACTTCGACCGGCCCGGCGAAATACCGTCCCTCGCGTGGCAAGACCCATTCCTGCCAGCGCCGGATAATGCCGAATTGCCGCTCTTCGGCGGGAAGCTCATGCATTTGGTAGGGCGTTGGCTGCGCGGCAAACCAGCCCATAATGCCGCGCGCGACCGTAGTGTTTCCGCCGCTCGGCGTATTCGTCAGATTGAGCACGAGGCGGTCACCGTCGCCGAGCCCTTCCATGGCATCGTCGAACGCCGCAACCGTCGCGAAATCACCCAGCGCATCGTTGATGGTGATCGTGACGGTAGTCCCGGAGCGTTCGGCAGCGATCGCGGGTTGCTCGCTCTCGACATCGTAGAGCGAAGGCAAAGTCACGTCCCTATGCAGGCCGTCCGCGCTTTCGATGGTCAGCTCGCGTGAGCGGTCCCTTCGCCCGGAGGCCAGAACACGCGCGGCGAAGGCATCGCGCTGTGCCGTTCGCTGCGCGCCGAGATCGGCCCAGAATGCCGCGACGCTTTCCTCAACGGGCAGCCCATCGATAGCGACGAGCCTGTCGCCCGTTCGTACGCCAGCCAGTGCAGCCGGACTTTCCTCGCGCACCGATGTGATAATGAAGCGGTTCGCCCGGTTCTCCACCCAGAGATCGGCATAGCTCGGCACCAGCGCATAGCTATCGGCGAAGGATGCGCCGGTATGCGCGTGGTGATCGGCCAGCAGCATCAGGGCGCGCTCGAGGAAGCGCAGCAGGTCGTTCTCGCTCTGCACAGCCCGCGCCTCGACCTCTAGCGCGGGCGTCAGCGTGAAAGTGCCGCCGGGAAGCTGTTCGAGATAGGCATATTGCGCATTGACGAGCGCAGGAAAGGCAAGCGCCGCCTGCGCATATTCGCCGGACCGCGTTACGGCGGCAGTTTGGAGCTCTGGCCGCTCGGCAACCGGCGCGCAGGCGAGGCATGATGCGCTCGCCAGCAATGCGAGGCTGGCCCTGATCAGGCGCGCGCCTCTTCGACACGTTCATCGACATTGGCGCTGTTGTGCCGCAGCGCGCCCAGCACGGTATCGACGATATGCGGAGCGTTAAGTTTCGCCTCGTCATACTGCTTGGCCGGATCGTCATGGTCGAGGAATAGGTCGGGCAGGCGCATGGTGCGGATCTTGAGGCCGCCATCGAGTAGACCCTCGTCGCTGGCCATGGTCAGCACGTGGGCGCCGAGGCCGCCAATGCTGGCCTCTTCCACCGTCACCAGCACGTCATGCGTCGCAGCGAGTTTGCGGATGAGGTCTTCATCGAGCGGCTTGGCAAAGCGCATGTCGGCAATGGTGGTGGAGAGGCCCTTGGCTTCCAGCTCGTCTGCCGCCTTGCGTGCTTCGCCCAGCCGCGCGCCGAGCGAGAGGATGGCGACCTTGCCGCCTTTTTCGTCGCCCTTCACGATACGGCCCTCGCCGATTGCCAGCTTCTGCGGCGTCTCCGGCATTTCGACGCCCACGCCATTGCCGCGCGGATAGCGGAAAGCGATGGGGCCGTCGTCATATTCGGCGGCGGTGTAGGTCATGTGAACCAGTTCCGCCTCGTCCGCGGCGGCCATCACCACGAAATTCGGCAGTGATGCCAGATAGGTGACATCGAAGCTGCCGGCGTGCGTCGCGCCGTCTGCGCCGACAAGGCCGGCACGGTCGATGGCAAAGCGCACGGGCAGGTTCTGGATCGCCACATCGTGCACTACCTGGTCGTAAGCACGTTGCAGGAAGGTGGAATAGATCGCCGCGAAAGGGCGCATGCCCTGCGCGGCGAGACCGGCGGCGAACGTCACGCCGTGCTGTTCGGCAATGCCCACATCGAAGCTGCGATCTGGATGCGCGGCGGCGAATTTGTCGACGCCCGTGCCGCTCGGCATGGCGGCGGTGATTGCGCAGATGCGGTCATCCTTGTCGGCCAGCTTGGCCAGCGTTTCGCCGAACACGTTCTGATAGGCAGGCGCGCCCGGCTTGGACTTCGCCTTTTCACCCGTCACCACATCGAATTTGGGCACGCCGTGATACTTGTCGGCGCTGTTTTCAGCAGGGTCATAGCCCTTGCCCTTCACCGTCACGACATGAACCAGGATCGGGCCCTGTTCACTGTCGCGCACATTCTCCAGCACCGGGATCAGGTGGTCGAGATTGTGCCCGTCGATGGGACCGACGTAGTAGAAGCCCAGCTCCTCGAACAGCGTGCCGCCCGTCACCATGCCGCGGGTGTATTCTTCGGCCTTGCCCACGGCATCGTGGATGCGGCGGCTGATCTTGCCCGCCACCTTGGAGGCGAGCGAGCGCAGTCCAAGATATTCGCTTGAGGAGACCATGCGCGCCAGATAGGCGGAGAGGCCACCCACCGGCGGAGCGATGCTCATATCGTTATCGTTGAGGATCACGACGAGGCGATTACCCGCCTGTTCGGCATTGTTCATCGCCTCATAGGCCATGCCCGCGCTCATCGCGCCGTCGCCGATCACGGCAATAGCCTTGCCCGGCTTGTCGTTCAGCTTGTTGGCCACGGCAAAGCCTAGGCCTGCCGATATCGAGGTTGAGGAGTGCGCCGCGCCGAAGGGGTCGTATTCGCTCTCGCTGCGCTTGGTGAAGCCCGACAGGCCACCCCCCTGGCGCAGCGTCCGGATGCGGTCGCGACGCCCGGTGAGTATCTTGTGCGGATAGGCCTGGTGGCCGACATCCCAGATCAGCCGGTCTTCCGGGGTGTTGAACACGTAGTGGATGGCTGTGGTCAGCTCCACCACGCCGAGACCCGATCCCAAATGCCCGCCGGTCGACCCGACGGCATCGATCATCTCAGTGCGCAGTTCGTCTGCAAGCTGGCGCAATTGCTCGGGTTTGAGCTTGCGAAGTTCTTCTGGCGTGTCGACGGTGTCGAGCAGCGGAGTGTCCGGACGCGGTGATGTCATGACGATTCCTT
This sequence is a window from Aurantiacibacter gangjinensis. Protein-coding genes within it:
- a CDS encoding S41 family peptidase, which codes for MLASASCLACAPVAERPELQTAAVTRSGEYAQAALAFPALVNAQYAYLEQLPGGTFTLTPALEVEARAVQSENDLLRFLERALMLLADHHAHTGASFADSYALVPSYADLWVENRANRFIITSVREESPAALAGVRTGDRLVAIDGLPVEESVAAFWADLGAQRTAQRDAFAARVLASGRRDRSRELTIESADGLHRDVTLPSLYDVESEQPAIAAERSGTTVTITINDALGDFATVAAFDDAMEGLGDGDRLVLNLTNTPSGGNTTVARGIMGWFAAQPTPYQMHELPAEERQFGIIRRWQEWVLPREGRYFAGPVEVRVGRWTGSMGEGLAIGMAELGACVNGEPMAGLLGAIGSYDVGGLTVRLPFERLGTVDGLPREDFVPQQNCPSN
- the dxs gene encoding 1-deoxy-D-xylulose-5-phosphate synthase encodes the protein MTSPRPDTPLLDTVDTPEELRKLKPEQLRQLADELRTEMIDAVGSTGGHLGSGLGVVELTTAIHYVFNTPEDRLIWDVGHQAYPHKILTGRRDRIRTLRQGGGLSGFTKRSESEYDPFGAAHSSTSISAGLGFAVANKLNDKPGKAIAVIGDGAMSAGMAYEAMNNAEQAGNRLVVILNDNDMSIAPPVGGLSAYLARMVSSSEYLGLRSLASKVAGKISRRIHDAVGKAEEYTRGMVTGGTLFEELGFYYVGPIDGHNLDHLIPVLENVRDSEQGPILVHVVTVKGKGYDPAENSADKYHGVPKFDVVTGEKAKSKPGAPAYQNVFGETLAKLADKDDRICAITAAMPSGTGVDKFAAAHPDRSFDVGIAEQHGVTFAAGLAAQGMRPFAAIYSTFLQRAYDQVVHDVAIQNLPVRFAIDRAGLVGADGATHAGSFDVTYLASLPNFVVMAAADEAELVHMTYTAAEYDDGPIAFRYPRGNGVGVEMPETPQKLAIGEGRIVKGDEKGGKVAILSLGARLGEARKAADELEAKGLSTTIADMRFAKPLDEDLIRKLAATHDVLVTVEEASIGGLGAHVLTMASDEGLLDGGLKIRTMRLPDLFLDHDDPAKQYDEAKLNAPHIVDTVLGALRHNSANVDERVEEARA
- a CDS encoding outer membrane beta-barrel protein, which translates into the protein MHKQVFTGVIGTLGLAIAMPVAAQDQADPFDGAHIGTTIGYHDIDGPADGFIIGARIGYDLPVGNDVVVGAEANANFGTGDIDAEYGTNVRIGTRFGERRNALLFARFGYQEVDFDLPDVIDDIDEVDTTSGDYMLGIGADFGINESSSTRLAIDTIGFDSIRFTAGYTIHF